The nucleotide window GAGTATTTTGGTGAGTGACAAGTTGCTCACAGCTCAAATATTGCTTTACCAAGCGAAGGTGCTGCGCGCTAAGAAAAAATACCATGAAGCGCTACGTTGTCTGTCTAAAGTTCAATACCCAGCCAACAGCACTCAAGCAAGTTGGCTTGCGACCATGACTCGTCTAGAGCTAGCACATTGCCTAAGTGCAACCGGCAAGCAAGACTACGCAAGTATGATTTTGTCGAGTACAGACAAACGAATGAAAGCCTACTCGTCGCCAGTGCTTGCGAAACGGTTCTGCGACTCTCTGAGTGAAGTATGTATGAATCAAGGGCGCTTTCAAGAAGCACTAAGCTATGAGAAAAAAGGCTACCGAATTGAAACCGATCTGATGAAGCGGATCCCGATCAGTGAACTCGGTGCAAGCCAGCTACGCCGCCTGTCCCGTTTTGAATTACAGCTCAAACTCATTCTCTCTGAACAAGAGAACAAAGAGCTGAAAGAGACGACTGAGCAACACAAGAATGCGGTTGCTCAGCTTCAACAAGACGTATTCACCGATCCATTAACAGGGCTACACAACCGTCGCTGGTTAGATGTGAAACTGAAAGACATGCTGCTGCACGATACCTCTTTTGCACTCATGGTTATCGATATTGACCACTTCAAGTCCATCAACGATGAATTGAGTCACTTAGTGGGTGATAAAGCGATTGTTAGTGTGTCTCAAGAACTGCGCTCATACTTTAAGTTTAGGGGCGCGTCGTGTGTCAGGTTTGGTGGAGAAGAGTTCCTCGTCATTCTTGAGAACACTGATCTTCCTAAAGCAGAAATGCACTCTGAAAATTATCGAGAGCGCATCTTCCAATTCGGTTGGCATGAGATACTTGGGGAGCGCGGTTTGACCGTGAGTATTGGTATCACTTTGCATCGTGACGGAGAAAATACTCAACGTACCTTCTACCGAGCAGACAAAGCGTTGTACCGAGCTAAAGCTAACGGTCGTAACCAGATTTGTACCGAATAATTGAAGCGAAACTATTGATAGAAAAAAAGAGAGATTCCACCTAACGCAGTAAGTGTCCCTATGACACTTTGCTTCGATATCTTTTCTCCATTCAGTGCATAAATCACCAAAATAAAGACCGGACTGGTCGCTATCAACGTTTGTGCAATCGCAGGGTTAGCATTTTTCAACGCAACCTGCTGAAGCCACAGCGCCAAAAATGTTCCGACAAATATTGCCCCTAAAAGCCAAAGCTTGTCGAATTTGGTCATCTCCCATAAATCTCTTTTCATAGACGAGTAAGGCTTACTCTCAACAAAAGGGATAATCAGCATCACGGCAAACACACCTATCGTGAGCCGAATCAGCGCCCCTAACAATGGGGGAATATCACCAGCCACCAAAGCATAATGGGAAATCACCACTCCGGAAGCCTGACAAACACTCGCCACAAGTCCAAATCCAATACCACTCCATTGTGCTTTGTTTTTAGAACCGTCCTCACCATTCACAAACTGAGACGGCTGAAAAACGACAAATGTCACGGCTAAAGTCGTGATGACAACACCGAGCCAGCTTTGCAACGTCAATGCAGCACCTAAAAACATTAATGCCAATACACCAGAAAGAGGTGGAGCCAAAGACTCAAGCAACAAAGTTTTATTCGCGCCAATTCTTTTTAATGCCGCAAAATACGCGCTATCTCCAATCGCGATACCAATAACACCAGAAATGGCCAGTATCCAAAAGTGATTCGCACTCAGTTCAAACTCCGGCATTGGAATAAGAGGCATCACCAGCAACATCATCCCAGACGCCACTACCCCCTTAACAATGTTCAATTGCATCGCAGAGAAGCGATGTCCAAATTGCCCATAGATCCATGTCGCACACGCCCACACAATCGCAGCGCCAATAGCGGCCAATTCACCTATATACATCCGTATTTATCCCTTGTGGTTATGCACGTCATTTAGAATCGTAATTGTCATCGTTTCAACGGAAACACCAACAAGAAAGCTGAAATAGCCTCTTCAAATGCAATGAGATTTTATAATATCCATCAATGCTTTTATCCGCATTAGAAGCGACAACACATTATTTTCAACTTGGTAAATCATTTTTATAACAATTACTTGGATGATAGCGTAGTATATTTATAACTAATATCTAACATTACAAGGATCTGTTATGTTTTTAGACTACTTTGCACTCGGCTTACTGATTTTCGTAGCATTAGTAATCTTTTACGGCATCATCGTTATTCACGATATTCCCTATGAAATTGCGAAAGAACGCAACCACCCTCATCAAGATGCTATTCACGTCTCAGGTTGGGTTAGCCTATTCACCTTACACGCTATTTGGCCCTTCCTTTGGATCTGGGCAACGCTATGGCGTAAAGATCGTGGTTGGGGCTTCGCTAAATTGGAAGAAGAGCAACACGACATTCATCATCGTGTTGATATTTTAATCGATCAGGTTAGCGCGCTTCAGGAAGAAATTGCTCAACTCAAACAAGAAAAGTCCGTAAAAGTGGATACGGATAAAGTTCAAAACAACGTCCAAGATCAGGAGGTTAAGTAATGGATTTACTGCTGATAATGACCTACGCGGCACTTTGCATCACTATTTTCAAAGTGTTTAATATCCCGCTTAACAAATGGACAGTGCCAACCGCCGTTCTTGGTGGCGTTATCATAATAGGTACATTGATCCTATTGATGAACTATAACCATCCTTTTACTCAAATTGGTAACCAAGTTTACTCAACAACGCCGGTCGTTTCAGGCGTAAGAGGTAAAGTTATCGAAGTGCCTGTAGAGGCAAACAAACCCCTCAAACAAGGGGATATCCTTTTCAAGATCGACCCTATCCCATTTGAAGCTGAAGTCGCACGATTAGAGGCGAAAGTAAAAGAAGCAAGCCAAGGTGCTCTTGGGATGGAATCTGAAGTGGCTGAAGCAGAGGCTGCGAAAATCAAAGCCATTGCAGAAAGAGATAAAGCACAGCGTGAATTTTCTCGTTACAAGCGCGGTTATGACAGCGGGGCCTTTACCGAGCAACAATTAGACACTCGCAGACAAGCTTATAAGGCATCAGAAGCCGCCGTGAAAGTAGCAGATGCGAATCTAGAACAAGCAAAAATCGCCTTAGATTCTGAAATCGGTGGCGAGAATACTGCAGTTTTGAGCTTACTAGCTGAATTACGCAAAGCTCAGTTTGATTTAGAACAAACTGTTGTTCGAGCTCCAACTGACGGATACGTTACGCAGTTAGCATTGCGCCCAGGTGTAATGGCAGTGCCGCTTCCTTTAGCTCCGGTGATGACGTTTGTGCACACTGAGGAGCAGTTCTATACCGCTGCGTTCAGACAAAACTCATTACAACGCCTACAACCCGGTTACGAAGCGGAATTTTTGTTTAGAGCACTACCAGGAGAAGTATTCAAAGGGCGCATTGATGAAGTAATTCCAGCTATTGGTGAGAGCCAATTCCAAGCTCGAGGGGCACTTCTAGGTACTGATGCATTGCGTACCAGTGGTCGTGTGTTTGTTAAATTGAGCATCACTGATGATCTGTCGGATTACCATTTGCCTATGGGTACCGCGGTTGAAGTTGCCGTTTATTCTGACAGCTTCACTCACGTATCTATCATGCGTAAGGTCCTTATTCGCATGAAGAGTTGGCAAAACTATCTATACCTAGACCACTAAACGGACGTAGATATGTGACGAGCCCGCTCAACACATTGTTAAGACGAATGAAAAAGCCAGACCCGTTCTGGCTTTTTTGTTGTTTGATTAACCGTAAAATTGCGCTTTTTACACGATATTTAGGTGTTCAGATGGAATTTTAGACATCTAGACACTTACCTTCCCTTATGGAAGGGTTCTACTGTATAATGCGCGCCTTATTTTTTATATTTGCCCAAAAAACGTTCTCATTGAGACGCATATTAATAATGGTGAATATTCGTTCTTTATTAAGCTTTATCTTTCAGTATTTGAGGTTATCTATGAACTTTTCAGCTAAAACAGTGGTCGTTATCGCCATTGGCGCGGCGCTGTACGGCATTGGTGGTTTACCTATGTTTGGTGTCCCAGTGTTTGCGAACACGACATTGAAACCAGCCATGGCAGTCTTAGCACTGTTTTCTGTTTTGTTCGGCCCAATTGTTGGCTTCTTAGTTGGCTTTATCGGTCACTGGGTAACGGATCTGTTCGCAGGCTGGGGCGTGTGGTTAACTTGGGTTTTAGGCTCAGGTATCGTAGGCATGGTTATCGGCTTGTTCCCTATGATGACTAAGAACCGTCTTCAAGAAGGCGAGCTGCCAATTAAAGATTTTGTATTGTTCGTGATACTGGCCCTTGCAGGTAACGTTGTAGGCTATGGCTGCTCTGCGTTCCTAGACACCATCCTATATGCAGAACCGTTTACTAAAGTGTTCACTCAACTGTCTATCATCGCAGCGGGTAACACCGTTCTGATCGCTGTTGTAGGCTTCCTGATCCTAAAATCAGTCGCTAAGCGCAACAAACAAAGCCGCAACCTGACTGAGGCATAAGCGATAATGACTATAGCATTTTCGAACTTCTCTTTTAGATATGAGTCGCTGGATAAACCGACGCTAAAAAATATCAATCTAAGGATAGAGAAAGGAGAGAAAATCGTCATTATTGGACCAAGTGGTAGTGGTAAATCCACCCTAGGTCAGTGTCTTAACGGTCTGATACCTCATGCAATCAAAGGTGAAGTAACGGGCTCTTTAGAGATAAACAGCAAGGATATCTCTGAGTTTTCGATGCACAACTACACCGAGCAAGTAGGCACAGTATTACAAGATACTGACAGCCAGTTTGTGGGTTTGAGTATCGGTGAAGACATCGCTTTCGCACTCGAAAACCAGTTGATGTCGAACATTGACATGTACCCGCTAGTTAAGTCGACTGCAAAAATGGTCGATCTAGCGGACATGCTTGAACGTTCACCTCATGACCTTTCAGGTGGTCAAAAACAGCGAGTATCATTAGCGGGTATCTTAGTTGATGACGTTGATATCTTGCTGTTCGATGAGCCTCTAGCAAGCCTTGACCCTAAAACAGGTAAGGCAACGATTGAGATCATCGACCAGCTGCATAAAGAAACCAACAAGACCATCGTGATTATCGAGCACCGCCTTGAGGATGTCCTACATCGCGATATCGACCGCGTGATCTTAATGGAACGTGGTGAAATCGTCGCTGACACGACACCCGATGAAATCTTAGCTTCTGAACTGCTTGATACACACGGTATTCGTGAACCGCTTTACTTGTCGGCGCTTAAGGCGGCGAAAGCCCCACTAACCAGCGAAGACAAACTGTCAAACCTCAAAACTTTAGACTACAAAAGGTTCCGCCCTGCTGTTCAAGCTTGGTTTGCAGAGCGCCCTGCCCCAGTAGCAGATAAGCAATATACTCCTTTACTTGAAGTTCATGGTCTGACTTATTCTTATGACGGCGAGAAAAACGCACTCGAAGATGTCAGCTTCAAGATTGGTAAAGGTGAGTTTGTTTCGATTCTGGGCAAAAACGGTTCGGGTAAATCTACCATCACTAAACTCATCATGGGTGTGATCGATGCCGATTCAGGCTCTTCCTATCTAAATGGTGAAGACCTATCTGAGCTTTCTATCTTTGAAAGAAGTCAGAAAGTCGGTGTCGTGATGCAGAACCCAAATCATATGATCTCGCATCATATGATTTTCGACGAGATTGCTTTTGGTCTGCGTAACCGCAACATTGCAGAAGAACTGATCACAAAAAAAGTAGAGCATGTTCTCGAGCTGTGTGGGCTGAGCAAGTTCCGCCACTGGCCGATCGAAGCACTAAGCTACGGTCAGAAAAAACGTGTAACCATCGCATCTATCTTAGTGTTGGAGCCTGAGCTTCTTATCTTGGATGAACCGACTGCAGGTCAAGATTACCGCAACTACACATCCATGCTGGCCTTCATCCAAAAACTAAACCGTGATTTGGGTATTACCGTTGTGATCATTTCACACGACATGCATCTCGTTCTTGAGTACACCACACGCTCAATCGTGATTGCCGATAGCAAGCTGATTGCCAATGCCGCGATGACGGAAGTATTTAGTCAGCCATCACTTCTAGAACGTGCAAACCTTTGTACCACCAGCATTTATGAACTCGCGACTATGATGAAAATCGACGATACTAATGCGTTCATGCAGTACTTCATCGACTACGAGAGAAGTGCTCAATGAACTCATCAAAAGTAAAATTCGGCATCAATTACATTGATACAAAATCACCGCTTCATGCACTCAACGGCATTACCAAATTTGCACTCTTCTTAGCTTGGGTAACCGTGGTGTTAACTACGTTTGACCTAAGGTTGATTACGCTGCTTATTGTGACTGGTTTATACCTGCTGAAGCTTACCAATGTGCCTGTATGCGTGTATAAGCCTTTGTTATTGGGTACGGCGAGTGTATTAAGCCTAAATGCTTTGTTCATGTATTTGCTTGCTCCACAGCAAGGTACTGAGCTCATCGGCAGCGAAACCTTATTGCTTACATTGCCGGGTAACTACTCGTTGAGCCAAGAGACTCTGTTTTACTTAATCACTGTCACGCTCAAGTACATGAGCATGTTCCCGATAGCGTTGATTTTTGTCTTCACAACACATCCGACTGAATTCGCAGCGAGCCTCAACCGTATCGGTGTTCCTTACAAGATCGCCTACGCGGTGAGCTTAACACTGCGTTACTTGCCAGAAGTTAAGAAAGACTTCATCAATATCATGCATGCTCAGCAGGCTCGTGGTGTGGAACTCTCAAAGAAAGCGCCCTTAATTACTCGTATCAAAAATGTGGCTAAGGTTCTAGGCCCGCTTATTTTCTCTAGCTTGGACCGCGCAGACGAGATATCGAATGCAATGACGTTGCGAGGTTTTGGACGACACAAAGCACGCACTTGGTACAGTTATGCACCTTTGAAGCGTGTCGACTTTATTTGTTTAGCCGTTATCGCATTAGTCGTGATACTCGCCATCACAAAGCGAGTACTTGAAGACCAACTGTTCTGGTACCCTTTCTAGCCTAGCAAAGTCATAGACAACACTGTTAAAGAATCAAAGGCCACTTAGTTAAGTGGCCTTTTTTAACACTAAACAGTAGTTTATGTATAAATTATCGATTAATTATATCTTTTTATGCGTAATTTTTTGTTTTTTAAGGTCTATTACGGAATATTTTGTTAACATCCTCAATCCGTAATTTCTATACAGAATGTCACACCTAATGTGGGATTTATAATGGCTCGAATAACTCAAGTACAGAAACTAGAAAACCAAAAAAACTACGATGAAATCGTATTAAACCTTTTTCTGGCTGAAGGACATGAAGCTCTAACTTATGCAAGGATTGCCCAAGAAATTGGCATTAGTTTAACAACGCTTCAGGGCTATTATCCATCGACACGTGCTATCCGAACAGTGCTTCACAAGCACATGTTATCGATTGTTATAGAGAACCTAGATTTCGCTTCGGAAGAGGTATTTCTTCAATCATGGCAAAATGCTTTAGACAATGAACAATTCCGATACGTTATCAAACTGATGTTTTTTCATGCCTCACAGGTCAAAAGTCCAGAAGCATTCAATGTCAGTTCAGATGGTCTGTTTCGTGAAAAAATGCTGAATAGCTTCGGGACCGACTCGGTTCGAATCCTTGAAACGGTAATAGGACGTTCAATGTTCTACCTAACGAATTTCAAAAAGCATTAAGCAAAACAGATAGAAACAAAAAGGGAGCCTTCAGGCTCCCTTTTTCATATTCTCAGTTTGTTTATCGACCTAATTTAGCTTGTAAAAAACGGTCGATAACGGCGGTAAACGCAGCTCAATCGATGTATCTAGCCCTTCGCTTTCTACTGATTCAATCTCAGCTGTCTGCTTCACTTCAAAACCACTACCTGCATAATCCACAGAGTCTGTATTCAACAGCAGTGAGTACTCACCTTTTGATGGAACACCTAAGCGGAAATGCTCGTGAGGAACAGGCGTAAAGTTAGAGACAATTAATACACGCTCACCAGACTCACTAATACGTTCGTGCGCTAAGATGCTCGCTTCTGCAGAATCCTGTAAACGCCATTCAAAACCTTTCGGGTCAAAATCGAGATCATGCATTGCAGCTTCAGAGCGGTATAGATTGTTCAGATCTCTGGTTAAGCACTGAACGCCTTGATGACGTTTGTAATCCAGCAAGAACCATTGTAGTTGATCATCGTGATTCCATTCAGCCGTCTGGCCAAACTCAGCGCCCATGAAGTTCAGCTTCTTACCTGGTTGCGCATACATGTAACCCATATAAGCACGTAAGTTGGCCGTTTGTTGCCATTCATCACCAGGCATCTTGTCGTGGATAGAGCCCTTACCGTAAACTACTTCATCGTGAGACAGAGACAAGACGTAGTTCTCACTGTGTGCGTAAACCAGTGGGAAAGTAATTGTATCGTGGTGATATTTACGATTGATTGGGTCTTCTTGAATGTAAGACAAGCTGTCGTGCATCCAACCCATGTTCCACTTAAAGCCAAAGCCTAAGCCGCCCATAAAAGTCGGTGCTGAAACACCTGGGAAAGCCGTCGATTCTTCGGCAATCGTCATCGCATTCGGGAAGTGCTTGTACACTTCTTCGTTCATCCATTTAAGAGTTGCGATAGCGTCGTAGTTTTCGTTGCCGCCGTCTACGTTCGGGATCCATTGGTCATGGCTACGCGAATAATCGAGGTACAACATCGAAGCAACCGCATCAACACGGATGCCATCGATATGGAATTGTTCGAACCAGTAAAGTGCATTAGAAACTAAGAAACGACGAACATGCTCTTTACCTAAATCGTAAATGTACGAGTTCCAATCTTGATGCCAACCACGACGCGGGTCCGGATCATGGAACAATGGCGTACCATCGAAGTTTGCTAGGCCATGATCATCACTTGGGAAGTGAGCAGGAACCCAATCAAGTACTACACCAAGACCCGCTTGGTGACATTGGTCTACAAAGTATTTGAAATCATCTGGAGAACCAAAACGACTAGTCGGTGCAAATAGACCAACAGGTTGATAGCCCCACGAACCGTAGAATGGGTGCTCTGAAACTGGCATTAGCTCAACGTGCGTGTAACCAAGATCAGTTAGGTATGGGATCAGCTCAGCCGCAAGCTCGCGATAATTTAAGAATTCACCTTCAGCGTTACGCTTCCAAGAACCGGCGTGCAGCTCGTAGAACGAAAGCGCTTCTTTACGCTTTTGCGTTACAGGGCGATTCTGCCACTTAGCATCTTGCCACTCGTAACGAGCGTGATCGTAAGTCACAGACGAGAACGAAGGGTATTGCTCAGAGTAGAAACCCCATGGGTCAGCTTTGTGTGGTAAGCCTTCGCCATTTGGTCCTTTTAATTCAAACTTGTATTGAGCACCTTCTTCCAGTTCAGGAATGAATAGACCCCACATACCGTAATCTAGGCGTTGCATTGGGTGGCGACGGCCATCCCAAGCGTTGAAGTTACCCACCAAGCTTGCCGCAGTTGCATGCGGTGCGTACACCAAGAAACGCGTACCTGAAATCGTCTGTCCATCACGCTCTAGCGTAATAAACTGAGCTCCCATGTGATGATACATATCTTTAGGTGTATGAAGATCTTCATAACTCGCGTACAGATCGTGGTACTGGTATGGATCATCGATGATCTGCTCTACCCCAGCCCAATCAACCGCAAGCTTATAGTGAGTGAAACGTAGGTCTCTTTTTTGCTTTAGGATGAAGCCACTTTCACCCTCTCGCGCTAACTCAATACGAGGTTCCTTTCCAACGATCAACTCTACTTTATCTGCCCCTGGAATCCATACTCTTAATGCACCTTGATCTGAAGGTAAGTACGGCCCTAAAAACGCAAACGGGTCAGTGAAACAAGCCTGTGATAGTTGGGTATATATTTGTTTTTGCTTTGAAATCGAACTTAGTTCCAAAACGTTTCTCCCTAACCAAACATCCAAAAAATATAATACAAAAATGCCCGCTATTAGTGCGGGCAATATAACAACAATTTATTCTACCAGATGAGCATTCATTATTGAGTGACCGAGGTTGTAGTTTCGTACGCCGTAAGCAAAAAACCACTTATTTTCAAGTCACTCAACGTCATTACTTACCTGCTTTTTCTCGAACGTCAGTCAGCTTAGAAGCGATACGATTGACGCCTTCATGAGCGAAAATTTCGTCCAAGTTCATGGATAGTTTACGACGCCAGTTAGGGTATTCATCTACAGTGCCAGGAATGTTTACTGGCTTGTCCATCTCTAACCAATCTTCCAACTGAACACTCAATAATGTTGAACCACCAGCCGCAACGTGCAGTTGAAGTGCTTCAGCAAGATAAGAATCCATCGGTACTTGGCTTGCATCGCGGCCAACACCCTCAGGTAAGAAGCCATGCCATGCCACTGAATCTAAGATACCTTGTTTGCACTCCAGACGGTCATCGAATAGGGTTTCTAGCTGTTCTGCATCTGGGTATAAACCAATCTCTTGACCCACCTTCAAATCATCACAGTGCCAGAAACCGCGTAGCGTTGGCATATCGTGAGTACATAATGCTGCCATCGATTGTGGTGCGTAGTGTTTCGGTGAAATGAAACCACCATCGTCTTCCGATGTTTCGAAGAAGAATACTTTGTAAGAATGTACGCCCGCATCCGCTAGGATATCAACGATTTCGTCTGGCACGGTGCCTAAGTCTTCACCGATAACGCTGCATTGGTAACGGTGAGATTCAAGCGCCAGAATCGACAGCATATCTTGCACTGGGTAGTAGATGTACGCGCCCTTAGTTGCGTTCTCACCCTTTGGAATCCACCACAAACGCAGTAGACCTAAAACGTGGTCAATACGCAGTGCACCACAGTGCTTCATGTTGGCACGAAGCAATTTAATGTACGCGTCGTAGCTAGTTTCCAATAGGACTTCAGGGTTAAGTGGTGGCAGACCCCAGTTCTGACCTAGAGGACCAAGAATATCCGGTGGAGCACCAATGCTCGCATCCATCACTAGGTTGCCTTCATCAGCCCATGTTTCGCTACCTGAATCCGCAACGCCTACCGCTAAATCACGATACAGGCCAACCGCCATGCCTTTCTCTTCTGCAAGAGACTGTGCATCGTTGATCTGGCAATCTGCTAGCCATTGTAGATACATATACAGATGAACGTTTTCTAGGTTCTCTTTGATGTATTTCTGTGTCGCTGGGCTGTCGAATGTACGGTACTTCTCAGGGAATACCGGCCATCCCCACATGCCAGAGTCTTCTGCGTGCAGTTCGCCATGCAGAGCATCAAACGCCGCTTGATGCATCAGGCTTTCACCTCCCTCTTCAACGAAGGCTAAGAACGCTTGTGCACGATCGCTGTTTTTGTCTAAATGACGAGTCTTAAATTCTGCGAATAACAGAGGCAAGATACTCATCTTAAGCTCAGACACTTCGGTGTAGTTTACCCAATGTGCTTCACGAGCTTTCTGTAGGCGCTGTTGGAATTCAGCGCTGCCTACGGTTTGTTGTGCTTCTGCACTTAACGCAAATTCAGGAACTGAACTCACATCAATGTATAGAATGTTCAACCAGCGACGAGAAGACGGGCTGTATGGGCTCGCACCTTCAGGGTTCGCAGGGAATAATGAGTGAATTGGGTTTAGACCAACGAAATCACCACCGCGAGATGCGATATCCGCAACAAGCTGTTTTAGGTCACCGAAATCACCAATACCCCAGTTGTGCTGAGTTCTTAGTGTGTAAAGTTGAACGCTTGGTCCCCAAAGCTTTTTGCCTTGCTCGATTGGCGACTGCTTGAAACACGCTTTTGGCGTAATAATCAGTGTCATCTCGTAAGGCTTCTTACGGCGCTTACGGCTCACAATGAGCTTGTGGTAACCCCATGCCAAATCACTTGGCAATGCAAACACTAAAGGGCCACCCTCGGCGCGCTCGTCACGAACGACTTGAGATTGAAGATAGCCTTCAAGTACCTCTCCTTGCTCGGTTTCTAAGCGCCAGCTGAACTCACTTTCACGAGCACTTACACCTAGATTAAGCGCCACTTCTACTGGCTCACCGTCACGCAAGACAAGAACTGGGTCTAGTACATCTTTTTTGTGTTTTCTTTCTGCTGACTTAAGCAGTGCATCATCGCTGCTTGTATCGTAGCCCAACGAAGCCAATAGAGACGTGATCGTCTCGTCTGATACTTGTGCTTCATCGCCCCACGCACTAACGTAACTGTC belongs to Vibrio cyclitrophicus and includes:
- a CDS encoding ABC transporter ATP-binding protein, which translates into the protein MTIAFSNFSFRYESLDKPTLKNINLRIEKGEKIVIIGPSGSGKSTLGQCLNGLIPHAIKGEVTGSLEINSKDISEFSMHNYTEQVGTVLQDTDSQFVGLSIGEDIAFALENQLMSNIDMYPLVKSTAKMVDLADMLERSPHDLSGGQKQRVSLAGILVDDVDILLFDEPLASLDPKTGKATIEIIDQLHKETNKTIVIIEHRLEDVLHRDIDRVILMERGEIVADTTPDEILASELLDTHGIREPLYLSALKAAKAPLTSEDKLSNLKTLDYKRFRPAVQAWFAERPAPVADKQYTPLLEVHGLTYSYDGEKNALEDVSFKIGKGEFVSILGKNGSGKSTITKLIMGVIDADSGSSYLNGEDLSELSIFERSQKVGVVMQNPNHMISHHMIFDEIAFGLRNRNIAEELITKKVEHVLELCGLSKFRHWPIEALSYGQKKRVTIASILVLEPELLILDEPTAGQDYRNYTSMLAFIQKLNRDLGITVVIISHDMHLVLEYTTRSIVIADSKLIANAAMTEVFSQPSLLERANLCTTSIYELATMMKIDDTNAFMQYFIDYERSAQ
- a CDS encoding energy-coupling factor transporter transmembrane protein EcfT codes for the protein MNSSKVKFGINYIDTKSPLHALNGITKFALFLAWVTVVLTTFDLRLITLLIVTGLYLLKLTNVPVCVYKPLLLGTASVLSLNALFMYLLAPQQGTELIGSETLLLTLPGNYSLSQETLFYLITVTLKYMSMFPIALIFVFTTHPTEFAASLNRIGVPYKIAYAVSLTLRYLPEVKKDFINIMHAQQARGVELSKKAPLITRIKNVAKVLGPLIFSSLDRADEISNAMTLRGFGRHKARTWYSYAPLKRVDFICLAVIALVVILAITKRVLEDQLFWYPF
- a CDS encoding HlyD family secretion protein, translated to MDLLLIMTYAALCITIFKVFNIPLNKWTVPTAVLGGVIIIGTLILLMNYNHPFTQIGNQVYSTTPVVSGVRGKVIEVPVEANKPLKQGDILFKIDPIPFEAEVARLEAKVKEASQGALGMESEVAEAEAAKIKAIAERDKAQREFSRYKRGYDSGAFTEQQLDTRRQAYKASEAAVKVADANLEQAKIALDSEIGGENTAVLSLLAELRKAQFDLEQTVVRAPTDGYVTQLALRPGVMAVPLPLAPVMTFVHTEEQFYTAAFRQNSLQRLQPGYEAEFLFRALPGEVFKGRIDEVIPAIGESQFQARGALLGTDALRTSGRVFVKLSITDDLSDYHLPMGTAVEVAVYSDSFTHVSIMRKVLIRMKSWQNYLYLDH
- a CDS encoding TetR/AcrR family transcriptional regulator codes for the protein MARITQVQKLENQKNYDEIVLNLFLAEGHEALTYARIAQEIGISLTTLQGYYPSTRAIRTVLHKHMLSIVIENLDFASEEVFLQSWQNALDNEQFRYVIKLMFFHASQVKSPEAFNVSSDGLFREKMLNSFGTDSVRILETVIGRSMFYLTNFKKH
- a CDS encoding DUF3302 domain-containing protein; the encoded protein is MFLDYFALGLLIFVALVIFYGIIVIHDIPYEIAKERNHPHQDAIHVSGWVSLFTLHAIWPFLWIWATLWRKDRGWGFAKLEEEQHDIHHRVDILIDQVSALQEEIAQLKQEKSVKVDTDKVQNNVQDQEVK
- a CDS encoding DMT family transporter; translated protein: MYIGELAAIGAAIVWACATWIYGQFGHRFSAMQLNIVKGVVASGMMLLVMPLIPMPEFELSANHFWILAISGVIGIAIGDSAYFAALKRIGANKTLLLESLAPPLSGVLALMFLGAALTLQSWLGVVITTLAVTFVVFQPSQFVNGEDGSKNKAQWSGIGFGLVASVCQASGVVISHYALVAGDIPPLLGALIRLTIGVFAVMLIIPFVESKPYSSMKRDLWEMTKFDKLWLLGAIFVGTFLALWLQQVALKNANPAIAQTLIATSPVFILVIYALNGEKISKQSVIGTLTALGGISLFFYQ
- a CDS encoding ECF-type riboflavin transporter substrate-binding protein, producing the protein MNFSAKTVVVIAIGAALYGIGGLPMFGVPVFANTTLKPAMAVLALFSVLFGPIVGFLVGFIGHWVTDLFAGWGVWLTWVLGSGIVGMVIGLFPMMTKNRLQEGELPIKDFVLFVILALAGNVVGYGCSAFLDTILYAEPFTKVFTQLSIIAAGNTVLIAVVGFLILKSVAKRNKQSRNLTEA
- a CDS encoding GGDEF domain-containing protein, with the protein product METLLSKITDAGLDPSSVSGEEAIIFWNHIRQHVSTTQTEQAHCYIISSEYRAELQQNQTSIEELRLALDLLHLPADIEDILTVKTSLSDRLVEIGDYTSALNEFVSSSTIAVEHGHIDEYVLAILGMGNLCDSYGDHNKALRYYQKISSIDHAISSRSLRLKFKLHMVASLLLLNRITAASDLLNECEELSILVSDKLLTAQILLYQAKVLRAKKKYHEALRCLSKVQYPANSTQASWLATMTRLELAHCLSATGKQDYASMILSSTDKRMKAYSSPVLAKRFCDSLSEVCMNQGRFQEALSYEKKGYRIETDLMKRIPISELGASQLRRLSRFELQLKLILSEQENKELKETTEQHKNAVAQLQQDVFTDPLTGLHNRRWLDVKLKDMLLHDTSFALMVIDIDHFKSINDELSHLVGDKAIVSVSQELRSYFKFRGASCVRFGGEEFLVILENTDLPKAEMHSENYRERIFQFGWHEILGERGLTVSIGITLHRDGENTQRTFYRADKALYRAKANGRNQICTE